The window AGTTATTACGATCTACCTTCTCATTTGAAGACTTGTTTCTTGTATCTAAGTATTTTTCCAGAGGATTTTGAGATTAGGAGAGACCGGTTGATATGGAGGTGGATAGCCGAAGGCCTTGTCCAAGGTGGAAAACAAGAAAGTAGACCATTTGAGCTCGGTGAGAGTTACTTTAACGAGCTTGCAAATCGAAACTTGATTCAGCCAGTAGATATTGATGTGGAAGGCAGGGCAAGTGCTTGTCGCGTGCATGACATGGTGCTTGATCTCATATGTTCCTTGTCCAGTGAAGAAAACTTTGTCACTGTACTGGATGGTACTGTGCAAAGCAAACCTAGCTCACACATCAAGGTTCGCTTGTTATCCTTTCAAAACAGCATGTCAGAGCTCACCACCCATTGGGTTGATGCCACAAGTATGCCACAACTGAGGTCAGTCACTCTCTTTAGAACTGATGTTGATCTGATCCAGGCTCTTCCAAGCTTTCAAATTTTACGCGTTTTGGATTTAGAAGGTTGCAATCTTGGGGAAAGTAGCCACAAGGTTGATCTTAGTTGTGTTGAGAATTTATTACACCTGAGGTACCTAGGGCTAAGAGATACACGAGTTGGCATTCTCCCTATGGAAATAGGAAAGCTACGGTTTTTGGAAACACTGGACTTAAGAGTTGGTGGATCTGCAGAGGTGCCATCAAGTGTTGTTCGGTTAGGACATCTGATGTGCCTATATGTTGATCCGGATGTGAGATTGTCAGTTGGGATGGGGAACCTGGTGTCCTTAGAAGAGCTGACTACTGTGAAGGTGGGTGGTACTGTTGCGATCGAGAAAGAGCTAGGGCAACTGATTGAGCTGAGGGTGCTTCAGCTTGAGTGGACTGGAGACGATGATAGTGTGTGTAGTTCCTTGGTGGTGTCCCTTGGCAATCTGCGGAAATTGCAAAGTCTAATAATTTTCCGTCAAGGCGGCTTAAGGTTTGATGTCATCTGGGACAGTTGGGTGCCCCCTCCACATCTCCGTACGTTTGAGTTTGTTGGATGTACCTTGACAATGCCAAAGTGGATTAATTCATCAGTGCTTCCGCTCCTCTCCATCCTGAGAATAGAAGTGAAGAGAGTGCAGCCGGAGGTGGATATTCAGATCCTTGGGAAGCTGCCCGCTCTTCGTTTTCTCTATCTGGAGACCACCAAAGTTCAGTACACCCGCGCCGAAAGTTTCATTGTTGGCGCCGATGCATTCCCGTGTTTGAGGGAGTGCTATTTGTACTATTTTCAGACGGGGCCATCTATTTTTCCAAGAGGAGCTATGCCAAGGCTTGAAGTCCTCTATTTCTTTGCCCGAGCGCTGCACATCGCGGGCGGTGAACTGGATGTGGGCATGGACCACCTCCCTTCCCTCCGGCGGGTCATGGTTTCCCTTTGTCCTGAGAAAGATGACATTATAGATAAGATTGACGAAGCAGCTGCTATG is drawn from Aegilops tauschii subsp. strangulata cultivar AL8/78 chromosome 1, Aet v6.0, whole genome shotgun sequence and contains these coding sequences:
- the LOC109742462 gene encoding disease resistance protein RGA5, with protein sequence MEIAAGVMTPLLRKLGGLLLDEYNLEKRVKKGVTSLLTELEMMHAALRKVGKKPPEELDEQVRIWADKVRELCYNMEDAVDAFMVLVEGNRYHERVPNNMKNRVKKFLKKTTKLFSRGKALHEIGDAMDEAKELAKELGDLRQRYMLEGHAGETRDTIDPRLEVMYKDVSELVGIEHKRDKLIKMLREGDENGMQQPKAISIVGSGGLGKTTLAKAVYDKLIGQYACGAFVSVSRNPDIKKIFKKMLHQLDRKRYASINEAVRDEEQLIDELNMFLHCKRYLILIDDIWDEEDWRIIKCAFSKSVGSAVIMTTRKISVSKACHLSGDDMVYEMKPLTEGDSQRLFYKRIFPQGSDCPSQLEQVSRNILRKCGGVPLAIITIASLLASNEQQIKPKYQWDNILNSMGRGLAEGGSVKDMRRILSFSYYDLPSHLKTCFLYLSIFPEDFEIRRDRLIWRWIAEGLVQGGKQESRPFELGESYFNELANRNLIQPVDIDVEGRASACRVHDMVLDLICSLSSEENFVTVLDGTVQSKPSSHIKVRLLSFQNSMSELTTHWVDATSMPQLRSVTLFRTDVDLIQALPSFQILRVLDLEGCNLGESSHKVDLSCVENLLHLRYLGLRDTRVGILPMEIGKLRFLETLDLRVGGSAEVPSSVVRLGHLMCLYVDPDVRLSVGMGNLVSLEELTTVKVGGTVAIEKELGQLIELRVLQLEWTGDDDSVCSSLVVSLGNLRKLQSLIIFRQGGLRFDVIWDSWVPPPHLRTFEFVGCTLTMPKWINSSVLPLLSILRIEVKRVQPEVDIQILGKLPALRFLYLETTKVQYTRAESFIVGADAFPCLRECYLYYFQTGPSIFPRGAMPRLEVLYFFARALHIAGGELDVGMDHLPSLRRVMVSLCPEKDDIIDKIDEAAAMIYPQNGNKRKKNDGDRLRRWDSCALESILSILICRQFFVACSEKAKSK